One Amorphoplanes digitatis genomic window carries:
- a CDS encoding Lrp/AsnC family transcriptional regulator, whose protein sequence is MAIQDVQLDALDGRLLALLAEEPRIGVLELSRRLAVARGTAQARLDKLTARGAIRGFGPDVSPAAIGYGVMSFVTLEISQRYGHTAVTTHLADIPEVLEAHTITGSGDLMCRIVARSNADLQRVIDTILAYEGILRASTIIALAEQIPYRTMPLVKAASGA, encoded by the coding sequence ATGGCTATACAAGATGTTCAACTAGATGCCCTCGACGGCCGCCTGCTCGCGCTGCTCGCCGAGGAGCCGCGGATCGGCGTGCTCGAGCTGTCGCGCCGGCTCGCGGTCGCCCGCGGCACGGCGCAGGCCCGTCTCGACAAGCTGACCGCGCGCGGCGCGATCCGCGGCTTCGGCCCGGACGTCTCGCCCGCCGCGATCGGCTACGGCGTGATGAGCTTCGTGACCCTGGAGATCAGCCAGCGGTACGGCCACACCGCCGTCACCACCCACCTGGCCGACATCCCCGAGGTCCTGGAGGCACACACGATCACCGGCAGCGGCGACCTGATGTGCCGGATCGTGGCGCGCTCGAACGCCGACCTCCAGCGCGTGATCGACACCATCCTGGCGTACGAGGGGATCCTGCGGGCGTCGACGATCATCGCGCTGGCCGAGCAGATTCCCTATCGCACGATGCCGCTGGTGAAGGCGGCAAGCGGGGCATAG
- a CDS encoding PQQ-binding-like beta-propeller repeat protein translates to MASGGSAKGYALVGVVVVIVLATTGVWNPFPKIWSWINQSDPIAEGVSSWQTTIGGSPRSITISGGAVVVEYRTSIEAYGITAGVKLWKSDADWAGVAGGDSDAVVVVGRLLTKGYEVLDPATGAVRRRDTEATAVWTYADAVLDLRCPGAGDCELSAWEPRGSRPMWTIAAPGIGFVLNASNPDLPDTQPLTSSQFAEGAAGPRPLPTLLGLPGDGRIQVIDTAQGRVVQTRTPGRDQRVTVVGGRVLTVTGEARDGTCYYGVVAHDPPNGQAVWQRDGLNLRTADNGSACKQERDPAGGQDVVLGVDPVGRQELIAAHDGRVLWHGDKGQTVLAVDDSYALIRSSDQATLAARSFGRGRVGWRRAVGPGAQAALTPYAAVVAEAKPHRVVAVSPGTGAVLTEARTDAKVFAVGRGGMILVSGRDMAYLPFGGSPAG, encoded by the coding sequence GTGGCTTCCGGCGGGTCGGCGAAGGGCTACGCGCTGGTCGGCGTCGTGGTCGTCATCGTCCTGGCCACCACCGGGGTGTGGAATCCGTTCCCGAAGATCTGGTCCTGGATCAACCAGAGCGACCCGATCGCCGAGGGCGTGTCCAGCTGGCAGACGACCATCGGCGGCTCACCGCGGAGCATCACGATCAGCGGCGGCGCGGTCGTCGTCGAGTACCGGACCTCCATCGAGGCGTACGGGATCACCGCCGGGGTGAAGCTCTGGAAGTCGGACGCCGACTGGGCCGGCGTCGCCGGCGGCGACAGCGACGCGGTGGTGGTCGTCGGGCGGCTGCTGACCAAGGGCTACGAGGTGCTCGACCCGGCCACCGGCGCGGTCCGCCGCCGGGACACCGAGGCGACGGCCGTCTGGACGTACGCCGACGCGGTGCTCGACCTGCGCTGCCCCGGCGCCGGCGACTGCGAGCTCAGCGCCTGGGAACCGCGCGGCAGCCGGCCGATGTGGACGATCGCCGCGCCGGGCATCGGCTTCGTGCTCAACGCGTCGAACCCCGACCTGCCCGACACCCAGCCGCTCACCTCGTCGCAGTTCGCCGAGGGCGCGGCCGGGCCGAGGCCGCTGCCCACCCTCCTCGGGCTGCCCGGCGACGGCCGGATCCAGGTGATCGACACCGCGCAGGGCCGGGTCGTGCAGACCCGGACGCCGGGCCGGGACCAGCGCGTCACCGTCGTCGGCGGCCGGGTCCTCACGGTCACCGGCGAGGCACGCGACGGCACCTGCTACTACGGCGTCGTCGCGCACGACCCGCCCAACGGGCAGGCGGTGTGGCAGCGCGACGGGCTCAACCTGCGTACCGCCGACAACGGCTCGGCCTGCAAGCAGGAGCGTGATCCGGCCGGCGGCCAGGACGTGGTGCTCGGCGTCGACCCGGTCGGCCGGCAGGAGCTGATCGCCGCGCACGACGGGCGGGTGCTCTGGCACGGCGACAAGGGGCAGACCGTGCTCGCCGTCGACGACTCGTACGCGCTGATCCGCAGCTCGGACCAGGCGACCCTGGCGGCCCGCTCGTTCGGCCGTGGCCGGGTCGGCTGGCGGCGGGCGGTCGGCCCCGGCGCGCAGGCGGCGCTGACGCCGTACGCGGCGGTGGTGGCCGAGGCGAAGCCGCACCGGGTGGTCGCGGTGAGCCCGGGTACTGGCGCCGTGCTGACCGAGGCGCGTACCGATGCGAAGGTCTTCGCGGTCGGCCGCGGCGGCATGATCCTGGTCTCCGGCAGGGACATGGCCTACCTCCCGTTCGGCGGCTCGCCGGCGGGTTGA
- a CDS encoding fumarate hydratase: MSRAAAFSYSPLLPQNDDLTEYRLLSDEGVDVVEGPGGRRFLTVDPSALTLLTAEAMHDIAHFLRPAHLAQLRAIIDDPKASPNDRFVARDLLRNANISAGGVLPMCQDTGTAIVMGKRGRHVLTDGADEQAIALGVYQAYTRLNLRYSQLAPLTMWDERNTGSNLPAQIELYAEDPGGQPDAYKFLFMAKGGGSANKSYLYQETKALLNPARMMEFLDEKLRLIGTSACPPYHLAIVIGGTSAEYALKTAKLASAKYLDNLPRAGSMTAHGFRDVELEAAVLELTRDFGIGAQFGGRYFCHDVRVIRLPRHGASCPVAIAVSCSADRQALAKITPSGVWLERLEPDPARFLPDVTDDTLETDEVVRVDLNRPMAEIRAQLSEYPVKTRLSLTGSLVVARDIAHAKIAERLDAGEPMPQYLRDHPVYYAGPAKTPEGYASGSFGPTTAGRMDAYVEKFQAAGGSLVMLAKGNRSGQVTKACQSHGGFYLGSIGGPAARLAQDCIRHVEVLEYPELGMEAVWKIDVEDFPAFIVVDDKGNDFFADVTRPKNVLQVGNRP, from the coding sequence ATGAGCAGAGCCGCCGCTTTCTCGTATTCGCCGCTGTTGCCGCAGAACGACGACCTGACCGAGTACCGACTGCTCTCGGACGAGGGCGTCGACGTGGTCGAGGGGCCCGGCGGCCGACGGTTTCTCACCGTCGACCCGAGCGCGCTGACGCTCCTGACCGCCGAGGCGATGCACGACATCGCCCACTTCCTGCGCCCCGCGCACCTGGCGCAGCTGCGCGCCATCATCGACGACCCGAAGGCGTCGCCGAACGACCGCTTCGTCGCCCGGGACCTGCTGCGCAACGCGAACATCTCGGCCGGTGGCGTGCTGCCGATGTGCCAGGACACCGGCACGGCGATCGTCATGGGCAAGCGCGGACGGCACGTGCTGACCGACGGCGCCGACGAGCAGGCCATCGCCCTCGGCGTCTACCAGGCGTACACCCGGCTGAACCTGCGCTACTCGCAGCTCGCGCCGCTGACGATGTGGGACGAGCGCAACACCGGCTCCAACCTGCCCGCGCAGATCGAGCTCTACGCCGAGGACCCGGGCGGCCAGCCGGACGCCTACAAGTTCCTCTTCATGGCCAAGGGCGGCGGCTCGGCCAACAAGTCGTACCTGTACCAGGAGACCAAGGCGCTGCTGAACCCGGCGCGGATGATGGAGTTCCTGGACGAGAAGCTGCGGCTCATCGGCACGTCCGCGTGCCCGCCGTACCACCTGGCCATCGTCATCGGCGGCACCAGCGCCGAGTACGCCCTCAAGACCGCGAAGCTGGCCAGCGCCAAGTACCTGGACAACCTGCCGCGCGCCGGTTCGATGACCGCGCACGGCTTCCGCGACGTCGAGCTGGAGGCGGCCGTCCTCGAGCTGACCCGCGACTTCGGCATCGGCGCGCAGTTCGGCGGCCGCTACTTCTGCCACGACGTCCGGGTGATCCGGCTGCCGCGGCACGGCGCCTCCTGCCCGGTGGCGATCGCGGTGTCCTGCTCGGCCGACCGCCAGGCGCTCGCGAAGATCACCCCCTCGGGTGTATGGCTCGAACGCCTCGAGCCGGACCCGGCGCGCTTCCTGCCGGACGTGACGGACGACACGCTGGAGACCGACGAGGTCGTCCGCGTCGACCTCAACCGGCCGATGGCCGAGATCCGCGCACAGCTGAGCGAGTACCCGGTCAAGACCCGGCTGTCGCTGACCGGCTCGCTGGTCGTGGCCCGCGACATCGCGCACGCGAAGATCGCCGAGCGTCTCGACGCGGGCGAGCCGATGCCGCAGTACCTGCGCGACCACCCGGTCTACTACGCCGGCCCGGCCAAGACGCCCGAGGGCTACGCGTCCGGCTCGTTCGGGCCGACCACGGCCGGGCGGATGGACGCCTACGTGGAGAAGTTCCAGGCCGCGGGCGGCTCGCTGGTGATGCTGGCCAAGGGCAACCGCTCCGGCCAGGTGACCAAGGCCTGCCAGAGCCACGGCGGCTTCTACCTCGGTTCGATCGGCGGCCCGGCGGCCCGGCTCGCACAGGACTGCATCCGCCACGTCGAGGTGCTGGAGTACCCCGAGCTGGGCATGGAGGCGGTCTGGAAGATCGATGTCGAGGACTTCCCGGCGTTCATCGTCGTGGACGACAAGGGCAACGACTTCTTCGCCGACGTCACCCGCCCCAAGAACGTTCTTCAGGTCGGCAACCGGCCATAG